One window from the genome of Pseudomonas sp. L5B5 encodes:
- the phhA gene encoding phenylalanine 4-monooxygenase: MKQTQYVAREPDAQGFIDYPPEEHAVWNTLITRQLKVIEGRACQEYLDGIEKLGLPHDRIPQLGEINKVLGETTGWQVARVPALIPFQTFFELLASKRFPVATFIRTREELDYLQEPDIFHEIFGHCPLLTNPWFAEFTHTYGKLGLQATKEERVYLARLYWMTIEFGLVDTPAGRRIYGGGILSSPKETVYSLSEEPEHQAFDPLEAMRTPYRIDILQPIYFALPNLKRLFDLAHEDIMALVHQGMQLGLHAPKFPPKPKAA, encoded by the coding sequence ATGAAGCAGACGCAGTACGTGGCCCGCGAGCCCGACGCGCAAGGTTTTATCGACTATCCACCCGAAGAACACGCGGTGTGGAATACCTTGATCACACGCCAGCTGAAAGTGATCGAAGGCCGTGCGTGCCAGGAATACCTGGACGGCATCGAAAAACTGGGACTGCCCCACGATCGCATCCCGCAGCTGGGTGAAATCAACAAGGTCCTCGGCGAGACAACCGGCTGGCAAGTTGCCCGGGTCCCAGCCCTGATTCCTTTCCAGACTTTCTTCGAACTGCTGGCCAGCAAGCGCTTTCCCGTGGCGACGTTCATCCGCACCCGCGAAGAACTGGACTACCTGCAGGAACCGGACATCTTCCACGAGATCTTCGGGCACTGCCCACTGCTGACCAACCCCTGGTTCGCCGAGTTCACCCACACCTACGGCAAGCTCGGCCTGCAAGCCACCAAGGAAGAGCGGGTATACCTCGCGCGCCTGTACTGGATGACCATCGAGTTCGGCCTGGTGGACACTCCGGCCGGACGACGCATCTATGGCGGCGGCATCCTGTCCTCGCCCAAGGAAACCGTGTACAGCCTGTCCGAAGAACCGGAACACCAGGCCTTCGATCCGCTCGAAGCGATGCGCACGCCTTATCGCATCGACATCCTGCAACCGATCTACTTCGCCCTGCCCAACCTCAAGCGCCTGTTCGACCTGGCCCATGAGGACATCATGGCGCTGGTCCACCAGGGCATGCAGTTGGGCCTGCACGCTCCCAAGTTTCCGCCAAAACCCAAGGCGGCCTGA
- a CDS encoding 4a-hydroxytetrahydrobiopterin dehydratase, which yields MTALNQAHCEACRADAPQVSDEELPVLIKQIPDWNIEVRDGVMQLEKVFLFKNFKFALAFTNAMGEISEAEGHHPGLLTEWGKVTVTWWSHSIKGLHRNDFIMAARTDEVAKTAEGRK from the coding sequence ATGACCGCTCTGAACCAAGCCCATTGCGAAGCCTGCCGCGCCGATGCCCCCCAAGTCAGCGACGAAGAACTGCCGGTACTGATCAAGCAGATCCCTGACTGGAACATTGAAGTTCGCGACGGCGTGATGCAGCTGGAAAAAGTCTTCCTGTTCAAGAACTTCAAGTTCGCCCTGGCCTTCACCAACGCCATGGGCGAGATCTCCGAGGCCGAAGGCCACCACCCAGGCCTGCTGACCGAGTGGGGCAAGGTGACCGTGACCTGGTGGAGCCACTCCATCAAGGGCCTGCACCGCAACGACTTCATCATGGCGGCCCGCACCGACGAAGTGGCCAAGACCGCAGAAGGACGCAAGTAA
- a CDS encoding amino acid aminotransferase, with protein MHFDAIGRVPGDPILGLMGAYASDPNPRKFDLGVGVYKDSQGLTPIPQSVKLAEQRLVDSQDTKIYIGGHGDAAFGKVINELVLGSDSKLIATQRAGATQTPGGTGALRLSADFIAHCLPGRGVWLSNPTWPIHETIFAAAGVKVSHYPYVGSDNRLDVEAMLASLNQVPEGDVVLLHACCHNPTGFDLGHADWQRVLDVVRSRKLLPLIDFAYQGFGDGLEQDAWAVRLFAAELPEVLITSSCSKNFGLYRDRTGALIVCTQDAEKLLDVRSQLAHIARNLWSTPPDHGAAVVATILGDPALKTLWADEVEAMRLRIAQLRAGLVEALQPYGLAERFAHIGVQRGMFSYTGLSPAQVQELRDHHSVYMVSSGRANVAGIDATRLDQLAEAIARVV; from the coding sequence ATGCACTTCGATGCTATCGGCCGCGTCCCTGGCGACCCGATTCTCGGCTTGATGGGTGCCTACGCCAGCGACCCCAACCCTCGCAAGTTCGACCTTGGCGTCGGGGTCTACAAGGACTCCCAGGGCCTGACGCCGATCCCGCAATCGGTCAAGCTGGCCGAACAGCGCCTGGTGGATAGCCAGGACACCAAGATCTACATCGGTGGCCACGGCGACGCTGCCTTCGGCAAGGTGATCAATGAACTGGTGCTGGGCAGCGACTCGAAACTGATCGCCACCCAGCGTGCCGGCGCTACCCAGACCCCTGGCGGCACCGGCGCCTTGCGCCTGAGCGCCGACTTCATCGCCCACTGCCTGCCCGGTCGTGGCGTGTGGCTGAGCAACCCGACCTGGCCGATCCACGAGACCATCTTCGCCGCAGCCGGGGTCAAGGTCAGCCACTACCCCTACGTGGGCAGTGACAACCGCCTGGACGTCGAGGCCATGCTGGCATCCTTGAACCAGGTGCCCGAAGGCGATGTGGTGCTGCTGCATGCCTGCTGCCACAACCCCACCGGTTTCGACCTCGGCCATGCCGACTGGCAACGGGTGCTGGACGTGGTCCGCAGCCGCAAGTTGCTGCCATTGATCGACTTCGCCTACCAGGGCTTCGGCGATGGCCTGGAGCAGGATGCCTGGGCCGTACGGCTGTTCGCCGCCGAGCTGCCGGAAGTGCTGATCACCAGTTCCTGCTCGAAGAACTTCGGGCTGTACCGCGACCGTACCGGCGCCCTGATCGTTTGCACCCAGGATGCCGAGAAGCTTTTGGATGTACGCAGCCAGCTGGCGCATATCGCCCGCAACCTGTGGTCCACGCCACCGGATCACGGCGCTGCCGTGGTGGCCACGATCCTCGGTGATCCTGCGCTCAAGACCCTCTGGGCCGACGAAGTGGAAGCCATGCGCCTGCGCATTGCACAACTGCGCGCCGGCCTGGTGGAGGCGTTGCAGCCCTACGGCCTGGCCGAGCGTTTCGCCCATATCGGCGTGCAACGCGGGATGTTCTCCTACACCGGCCTGAGCCCTGCCCAGGTCCAGGAGCTGCGTGATCATCACAGCGTGTACATGGTCAGTTCGGGCCGGGCCAACGTGGCCGGGATCGACGCCACCCGCCTGGACCAACTGGCCGAAGCCATCGCCCGGGTCGTCTAG
- a CDS encoding MFS transporter: MPDTQRPLAVTLQVVSIVLFTFIGYLNIGIPLAVLPGYVHSDLGFGAVIAGLVISVQYLATLLSRPYAGRIIDNLGSKRAVIYGLAGCGLSGVFMLLSAWLQALPMLSLASLLMGRLVLGSAESLVGSGSIGWGIGRVGSQNTAKVISWNGIASYGALAIGAPLGVLLVKQLGLWSMGVSIILLAVLGLMLAWPKLAAPIVTGERLPFIHVLGKVYPHGCGLALGSIGFGTIATFITLYYATRDWSNAVLCLSLFGASFIGARLLFGNLINRLGGFRVAIACLSVETLGLLLLWLAPDANWALAGAALSGFGFSLVFPALGVEAVNLVPASSRGAAVGAYSLFVDLSLGITGPLAGAIAAGFGFASIFLFAAIAACSGLLLSLYLYHQAPRQREERKTR, encoded by the coding sequence ATGCCAGATACCCAGCGCCCCTTGGCGGTCACGCTGCAAGTCGTCTCCATCGTCCTGTTCACCTTCATCGGCTACCTGAATATCGGCATTCCCCTGGCGGTACTGCCCGGCTATGTCCACAGCGACCTGGGCTTCGGTGCAGTGATCGCTGGCCTGGTGATCAGCGTGCAGTACCTGGCCACCTTGCTCAGCCGCCCCTACGCCGGACGCATCATCGACAACCTGGGCAGCAAGCGCGCGGTGATCTATGGCCTGGCTGGCTGCGGCTTGAGCGGAGTGTTCATGCTGCTCTCGGCCTGGCTGCAGGCGTTGCCGATGCTGAGCCTGGCCAGCCTGCTGATGGGACGCCTGGTACTGGGCAGTGCCGAGAGCCTGGTGGGCTCGGGCTCCATTGGCTGGGGTATCGGCCGGGTCGGGTCGCAGAACACGGCCAAGGTGATTTCCTGGAACGGCATTGCCAGCTACGGTGCCCTGGCCATCGGTGCGCCCCTGGGGGTGCTGCTGGTCAAGCAACTGGGCCTGTGGAGCATGGGGGTGAGCATTATCCTGCTGGCCGTGCTCGGCCTGATGCTGGCTTGGCCAAAGCTCGCCGCCCCCATCGTCACCGGCGAACGCCTGCCCTTCATCCATGTGCTGGGCAAGGTCTATCCCCACGGCTGCGGCCTGGCCCTGGGCTCAATCGGCTTTGGCACCATCGCCACCTTTATCACCCTGTACTACGCCACCCGGGACTGGTCCAACGCGGTACTGTGCCTGAGCCTGTTCGGCGCCAGCTTCATTGGTGCGCGCCTGCTGTTCGGCAACCTGATCAACCGCCTCGGCGGCTTTCGCGTGGCGATTGCCTGCCTGTCGGTGGAAACCCTCGGCCTGTTGCTGCTGTGGCTGGCCCCCGACGCCAACTGGGCCCTGGCCGGAGCGGCCTTGAGCGGTTTTGGTTTCTCCCTGGTGTTCCCGGCCCTGGGCGTCGAGGCGGTGAACCTGGTACCGGCCTCCAGCCGAGGCGCCGCAGTGGGCGCCTACTCGCTGTTCGTCGACCTGTCATTGGGCATTACCGGGCCACTGGCCGGAGCGATTGCCGCCGGCTTCGGCTTTGCCTCGATCTTTCTGTTCGCCGCCATCGCCGCCTGCAGCGGGCTGCTGCTGAGCCTGTACCTGTACCACCAGGCGCCCAGGCAGCGTGAGGAACGCAAGACCCGCTAG
- the arfB gene encoding alternative ribosome rescue aminoacyl-tRNA hydrolase ArfB, which produces MLVISNNVQLPDAEIELTAIRAQGAGGQNVNKVSSAVHLRFDIPASSLPPFYKERLLALRDSRITSDGVIILKAQQYRTQEQNRADALERLVELILDAIKVEKKRRPTKPTLGSKKRRLDTKAKRGSIKAGRGKVDF; this is translated from the coding sequence ATGCTGGTGATTTCCAACAACGTGCAGCTGCCGGATGCCGAGATCGAGCTGACCGCCATCCGCGCCCAGGGCGCTGGCGGGCAGAACGTCAACAAGGTGTCCAGCGCCGTGCACCTGCGCTTTGACATTCCGGCCTCGTCGCTGCCGCCGTTCTACAAGGAGCGCCTGTTGGCGCTGCGTGACAGCCGCATCACCAGTGATGGTGTGATCATTCTCAAGGCCCAGCAGTACCGCACCCAGGAGCAGAACCGCGCCGATGCCCTGGAGCGTCTGGTCGAGCTGATTCTCGACGCCATCAAGGTGGAGAAGAAGCGCCGGCCGACCAAGCCGACCCTGGGCTCGAAGAAGCGCCGACTGGACACCAAGGCCAAGCGCGGCAGCATCAAGGCAGGGCGCGGCAAGGTCGACTTCTAG
- a CDS encoding amino acid permease, whose protein sequence is MSGQNSQSGELKRGLKNRHIQLIALGGAIGTGLFLGSAGVLKSAGPSMILGYAICGFIAFMIMRQLGEMIVEEPVAGSFSHFAHKYWGGFAGFLSGWNCWILYILVGMSELTAVGKYIHYWWPDVPTWASAAVFFVMINAINLANVKVFGEAEFWFAIIKVVAIVGMIALGSYLLVSGNGGPQASVSNLWSHGGFFPNGVSGLVMAMAIIMFSFGGLEMLGFTAAEADKPKTVIPKAINQVIYRILIFYIGALVVLLSLTPWDTLLTTLNASGDAYSGSPFVQVFSMLGSNTAAHILNFVVLTAALSVYNSGTYCNSRMLLGMAEQGDAPKALAKIDKRGVPVRSILASAVVTFVAVVLNYLIPQHALELLMSLVVATLVINWAMISYSHFKFRQHMNRTGQTSLFKALWYPYGNFVCLAFVVFILGIMLMIPGIQISVYAIPVWLVFMWVCYSIKNKRAAQHGLQAASASLK, encoded by the coding sequence ATGAGTGGACAAAACTCGCAGTCAGGCGAGCTGAAACGCGGCCTGAAAAATCGCCATATCCAGTTGATCGCCCTGGGCGGCGCAATCGGTACGGGCTTGTTCCTGGGTTCGGCCGGGGTGCTCAAGTCTGCCGGCCCATCGATGATTCTCGGTTATGCCATCTGTGGCTTCATCGCCTTCATGATCATGCGCCAGCTGGGCGAGATGATCGTCGAGGAGCCGGTGGCCGGCTCCTTCAGCCATTTCGCGCACAAGTACTGGGGCGGCTTCGCCGGCTTCCTCTCCGGCTGGAACTGCTGGATTCTCTATATCCTGGTGGGCATGTCGGAGTTGACGGCGGTCGGCAAGTACATCCACTACTGGTGGCCGGACGTCCCGACCTGGGCCTCGGCAGCTGTGTTCTTCGTCATGATCAACGCGATCAACCTGGCCAACGTCAAGGTCTTTGGCGAGGCCGAATTCTGGTTCGCGATCATCAAGGTCGTGGCTATCGTCGGCATGATCGCTCTGGGCAGCTACCTGTTGGTCAGCGGCAACGGCGGCCCGCAGGCTTCGGTGAGCAACCTGTGGTCCCACGGCGGCTTCTTCCCCAATGGGGTCAGCGGCCTGGTGATGGCCATGGCGATCATCATGTTCTCCTTCGGCGGCCTGGAAATGCTCGGTTTCACCGCAGCTGAAGCCGACAAGCCCAAGACCGTGATCCCCAAGGCGATCAATCAGGTGATCTACCGCATCCTGATTTTCTACATCGGCGCCCTGGTGGTGCTGCTGTCGCTGACGCCATGGGACACCCTGCTGACCACCCTCAATGCGTCCGGCGATGCCTACAGCGGCAGCCCGTTCGTCCAGGTGTTCTCGATGCTGGGCAGCAACACCGCAGCGCATATCCTCAACTTCGTGGTCCTGACCGCGGCGCTGTCGGTGTACAACAGCGGCACCTACTGCAACAGCCGCATGCTGCTGGGCATGGCCGAGCAGGGTGATGCGCCCAAGGCCCTGGCCAAGATCGACAAGCGCGGTGTGCCGGTACGTTCGATCCTCGCTTCGGCGGTGGTGACCTTCGTTGCGGTGGTGCTCAACTACCTGATCCCGCAGCATGCCCTGGAGCTGCTGATGTCCCTGGTGGTGGCGACCCTGGTGATCAACTGGGCGATGATCAGCTACTCGCACTTCAAGTTCCGCCAGCACATGAACCGCACCGGCCAGACTTCGCTGTTCAAGGCCCTGTGGTATCCCTACGGCAACTTTGTCTGCCTGGCGTTCGTGGTGTTCATCCTCGGCATCATGCTGATGATCCCGGGCATCCAGATATCGGTGTACGCGATTCCGGTGTGGCTGGTCTTCATGTGGGTCTGCTACAGCATCAAGAACAAGCGCGCGGCCCAGCACGGGCTGCAGGCTGCCAGTGCTTCGCTGAAGTAG
- a CDS encoding leucyl aminopeptidase, with protein MDQTRAIRHFLYYLERHPAMTSPGTAKVLIGHTAEYQAMTLAIIEQARQATPLAISALRLDLEPTETLARAITECDLYIFFYDSSTLPQPRPDGPEFLRPLHGLMAEHWKKSLLFKDYGAYFYDTFSIEPQRIADLNATLIRRLSQASTLSFSDSQGSYFEAPLNTVKKWTDINGVGNYDLAPGEIATHSDEINGHVKFLGTFLSTIPFARKYGVLQVPLELWIENSSIRQVQTQVPGLANDFNKYLDANPSNRRIEELGIGTNEGIKSLYGRNSGFEERHCGLHLGLGGGAKGSHHLDLIFSCGVLAADSKPVFDGQFAF; from the coding sequence ATGGACCAGACTCGCGCCATCCGTCATTTCCTGTACTACCTCGAACGGCACCCGGCCATGACCAGCCCGGGAACCGCCAAGGTGCTGATCGGCCATACCGCCGAATACCAGGCCATGACCCTGGCCATCATTGAACAGGCTCGCCAGGCCACACCGCTGGCCATCAGCGCACTGCGCCTGGACCTGGAACCGACCGAGACCCTCGCCCGGGCAATCACCGAGTGTGATCTGTACATTTTCTTCTATGACTCCTCGACCCTGCCCCAGCCACGCCCGGACGGCCCGGAATTCCTCCGTCCGCTGCATGGCCTGATGGCCGAACACTGGAAAAAATCCCTGCTGTTCAAGGATTACGGCGCGTACTTCTACGACACCTTCAGCATCGAGCCGCAGCGGATCGCCGACCTCAACGCAACCTTGATCCGGCGCCTGTCCCAGGCCAGCACCCTGAGCTTCAGCGATTCACAAGGCTCGTACTTCGAAGCCCCGCTGAATACGGTGAAGAAGTGGACCGACATCAATGGCGTGGGCAACTACGACCTGGCGCCAGGCGAAATCGCCACCCACAGCGACGAGATCAATGGCCACGTGAAGTTCCTCGGTACCTTCCTCAGCACCATTCCCTTCGCCCGTAAATACGGGGTGTTGCAGGTGCCGCTGGAACTGTGGATCGAGAACTCGAGCATCCGCCAGGTGCAGACCCAAGTGCCCGGGCTGGCCAACGACTTCAACAAGTACCTGGATGCCAACCCGTCGAACCGGCGCATCGAGGAACTGGGAATAGGCACCAACGAAGGCATCAAGTCATTGTATGGACGCAACTCCGGCTTCGAGGAGCGACACTGTGGCCTGCACCTGGGACTGGGCGGCGGCGCCAAGGGCAGCCATCACCTGGACCTGATCTTCAGCTGCGGAGTCCTGGCGGCGGACAGCAAGCCGGTGTTCGACGGCCAATTCGCCTTCTAG
- the rluB gene encoding 23S rRNA pseudouridine(2605) synthase RluB, with the protein MSDKDQNDQEIRPSGEKLQKVLARIGVGSRRDVESWISQGRIKVNGTQATLGLRVDLHDAITIDGKVIKREEAAESVRRVIMYNKPDGEICTRDDPEGRPTVFDKLPRPREGRWINIGRLDINTTGLLMFTTDGELANRLMHPSFEMDREYAVRVRGEVDDEMIARLKAGVMLEDGPAKFTDIQQAPGGEGFNHWYHCVVMEGRNREVRRLWESQGLVVSRLKRVRFGPVFLNSDLPMGRWREMSQHEVNVLSAEVGLTPVAMPQLNAKSKDRLERMQRKSSRPVGKSERVRTLRPANGAPASPRASREPQLEGERPGRKPAGRQDGERAPRAPRPVAGRGTPVAERPADTKRPAPKSKRPSPGLDQDGPSGKRRGAPAGSGQRPGFGRRKPE; encoded by the coding sequence ATGAGCGATAAAGACCAGAACGACCAGGAAATCCGTCCGTCCGGCGAGAAGCTGCAGAAAGTTCTCGCCCGCATTGGTGTCGGCTCGCGCCGCGACGTCGAGTCCTGGATCAGCCAGGGCCGCATCAAGGTCAACGGCACTCAGGCCACCCTGGGCCTGCGCGTCGACCTGCACGACGCCATCACCATCGATGGCAAGGTGATCAAGCGCGAAGAGGCCGCCGAGTCAGTGCGCCGCGTGATCATGTACAACAAGCCCGACGGCGAGATCTGCACCCGCGACGATCCCGAGGGCCGCCCCACCGTATTCGACAAGTTGCCACGCCCACGCGAAGGCCGCTGGATCAACATCGGTCGCCTGGACATCAATACCACCGGCCTTTTGATGTTCACCACCGACGGCGAGCTGGCCAACCGCCTGATGCACCCGTCCTTCGAGATGGATCGCGAGTATGCGGTCCGTGTCCGTGGCGAAGTCGACGACGAGATGATCGCCCGCCTCAAGGCCGGTGTGATGCTCGAGGACGGCCCTGCCAAGTTCACCGACATCCAGCAGGCACCCGGTGGGGAAGGCTTCAACCATTGGTATCACTGCGTGGTGATGGAAGGGCGTAACCGTGAGGTGCGTCGCCTCTGGGAGTCCCAGGGCCTGGTGGTCAGCCGCCTGAAGCGCGTGCGTTTTGGTCCGGTGTTCCTCAATTCCGACCTGCCCATGGGCCGCTGGCGCGAAATGAGCCAGCATGAGGTCAACGTGCTCAGTGCCGAAGTCGGCCTGACGCCGGTTGCCATGCCGCAGCTCAATGCCAAGTCCAAGGACCGGCTGGAGCGCATGCAGCGCAAATCCTCGCGTCCGGTGGGCAAGAGCGAGCGCGTGCGCACCCTGCGTCCGGCCAACGGTGCCCCGGCCTCGCCGCGTGCTTCTCGTGAGCCACAACTCGAAGGCGAACGCCCCGGTCGCAAGCCGGCTGGCCGCCAGGACGGCGAGCGCGCACCACGGGCGCCACGTCCAGTTGCCGGTCGCGGCACTCCGGTCGCCGAGCGTCCGGCGGACACCAAGCGCCCGGCGCCCAAGTCCAAGCGTCCAAGCCCTGGGCTGGATCAGGACGGGCCGTCCGGCAAGCGCCGTGGCGCACCGGCCGGTAGTGGCCAGCGCCCGGGCTTTGGCCGTCGCAAGCCGGAGTAG
- the scpB gene encoding SMC-Scp complex subunit ScpB, translated as MNLNEPRELASLLEAFLLASGKPQSMERLFELFEEAERPGPAVFKKALALLGKSCEGRAFELKEVASGYRLQIREKFAPWVGRLWEERPQRYSRALLETMALIAYRQPITRGEIEDVRGVAVNSNIVKTLIEREWIRVVGYRDVPGKPAMFATTKAFLDHFNLKSLDELPPLAELREMETEPVLEFDDVPVPEHLQQLADASAEPEAPAEETSFHTLLLELDSMEEGLKTDFDDVHRDGLEADASFEPQELVAGTEQEPSSGLVADGLHEPVPDTVVDERPEDVAQDVLGVAEARTKLLAAVAALEPQLSEEEAEALALAEAIEQERRLQED; from the coding sequence ATGAATCTGAACGAACCCCGCGAGCTGGCCTCCCTGCTCGAAGCCTTCCTGTTGGCTTCGGGAAAACCGCAGTCCATGGAGCGTCTTTTCGAGCTGTTCGAGGAAGCCGAGCGGCCCGGCCCGGCGGTCTTCAAGAAGGCCCTGGCACTGTTGGGCAAGTCCTGCGAGGGGCGGGCCTTCGAACTCAAGGAGGTCGCCTCGGGCTATCGCCTGCAGATCCGCGAGAAGTTCGCCCCCTGGGTCGGTCGCCTTTGGGAGGAGCGGCCCCAGCGCTATTCCCGTGCACTGCTGGAAACCATGGCCCTGATCGCCTACCGCCAGCCCATCACACGGGGCGAGATCGAGGATGTGCGCGGCGTGGCGGTCAACAGCAACATCGTCAAGACCCTGATCGAGCGCGAGTGGATCCGGGTGGTGGGGTATCGCGACGTGCCTGGCAAACCGGCGATGTTCGCCACCACCAAGGCTTTTCTCGATCACTTCAACCTCAAGAGCCTCGATGAGCTGCCGCCCCTGGCCGAGTTGCGGGAAATGGAGACCGAACCGGTGCTGGAGTTCGACGATGTCCCGGTTCCAGAGCACTTGCAGCAACTGGCCGACGCCAGCGCCGAGCCCGAGGCACCCGCCGAGGAAACCAGCTTCCATACCCTGTTGCTGGAACTGGACTCCATGGAGGAGGGGCTCAAGACCGATTTCGACGATGTGCACCGTGATGGCCTTGAAGCGGACGCCTCGTTCGAACCGCAGGAGCTGGTCGCAGGCACGGAGCAGGAACCTTCCTCGGGGCTTGTCGCTGATGGGCTGCACGAGCCAGTCCCGGACACCGTGGTGGACGAGCGGCCTGAGGACGTTGCGCAAGATGTGCTGGGTGTCGCCGAGGCTCGGACCAAGCTGTTGGCCGCCGTCGCCGCGTTGGAGCCCCAGTTGAGCGAGGAAGAGGCCGAAGCCCTGGCCCTGGCCGAAGCCATCGAGCAGGAGCGGCGCCTGCAAGAGGATTGA
- a CDS encoding segregation and condensation protein A has protein sequence MEVFLEAFEGPLDLLLYLIRKQNIDILDIPVAEITRQYMGYVELMQSVRLELAAEYLVMAAMLAEIKSRMLLPRSAEIEEEEHDPRAELIRRLQEYERFKAAAEGIDELSRVGRDVLVPKLDAPQAQVRKLLPDVALEEVLMSMAEVLRRGDMFESHQVSREALSTRERMSDVLERLKGGGFVPFVELFTAEEGRLGVVVTFMAVLELVKESLVELVQNEPFAAIHVRARAE, from the coding sequence CTGGAGGTTTTCCTCGAAGCCTTCGAAGGCCCTCTGGACCTGCTGCTGTACCTGATCCGCAAACAGAACATCGACATCCTCGACATCCCGGTAGCCGAGATCACTCGCCAGTACATGGGGTATGTGGAACTGATGCAGTCGGTGCGCCTGGAACTGGCCGCCGAGTACTTGGTGATGGCCGCGATGCTGGCGGAGATCAAGTCGCGCATGCTCCTGCCGCGCTCGGCCGAGATCGAGGAAGAGGAGCACGACCCCCGGGCCGAGCTGATCCGCCGCCTGCAGGAATACGAGCGCTTCAAGGCCGCAGCCGAGGGCATCGACGAACTGAGCCGGGTAGGCCGCGATGTGCTGGTGCCCAAGCTCGATGCCCCGCAGGCCCAGGTACGCAAGTTGTTGCCTGATGTGGCGCTGGAAGAGGTGCTGATGTCGATGGCCGAGGTCTTGCGCCGCGGCGACATGTTCGAAAGCCACCAGGTCAGCCGCGAGGCCCTGTCCACTCGTGAACGCATGAGCGATGTGCTCGAGCGCCTCAAGGGCGGCGGTTTCGTGCCCTTTGTCGAGCTGTTCACCGCCGAGGAAGGGCGTTTGGGGGTGGTGGTGACCTTCATGGCGGTCCTCGAGCTGGTCAAGGAATCCCTGGTCGAGCTGGTGCAGAATGAGCCCTTTGCGGCCATCCATGTACGGGCACGAGCCGAATAA
- a CDS encoding L-threonylcarbamoyladenylate synthase, protein MSQFFQIHPENPQPRLIKQAVEIIRGGGVVIYPTDSSYAIACQMGDKGAIERVRRLRQLDDKHNFALICSDLSQLGLFAKIDTGTFRLLKAHVPGPYTFILNATREVPRLLLHPKRRTIGLRVPSNPIALALLAELGEPLMSVSLIMPGDTEALSDPHEMRQLLEHQVDLIIDGGFGSTESSTVISLADGEPQVIRVGCGDPAPFMAEA, encoded by the coding sequence GTGAGTCAATTTTTCCAGATCCACCCGGAAAACCCGCAGCCACGGCTGATCAAGCAGGCTGTGGAGATCATTCGCGGCGGTGGCGTGGTGATCTATCCCACGGATTCCTCCTACGCCATTGCCTGCCAGATGGGCGACAAAGGCGCGATCGAACGGGTACGGCGCCTGCGTCAGCTGGACGACAAGCACAATTTTGCGCTGATCTGCAGTGATCTTTCGCAACTGGGCCTGTTCGCCAAGATCGACACCGGTACCTTTCGCCTGCTCAAGGCCCATGTGCCGGGGCCTTACACCTTCATCCTCAATGCCACCCGGGAAGTGCCGCGCCTGCTGTTGCATCCCAAGCGCCGCACCATCGGCTTGCGGGTTCCCAGCAACCCCATTGCCCTGGCGTTGCTGGCCGAACTGGGCGAGCCGCTCATGAGCGTCAGCCTGATCATGCCCGGTGACACCGAGGCCTTGAGCGACCCTCATGAAATGCGCCAGTTGCTGGAGCACCAGGTGGACCTGATCATCGATGGCGGTTTCGGCAGCACCGAATCTTCCACTGTGATCAGCCTTGCCGATGGCGAGCCGCAAGTGATTCGTGTCGGTTGCGGCGATCCTGCGCCCTTCATGGCCGAGGCCTAG